A single region of the Capsicum annuum cultivar UCD-10X-F1 unplaced genomic scaffold, UCD10Xv1.1 ctg82480, whole genome shotgun sequence genome encodes:
- the LOC107853813 gene encoding LOW QUALITY PROTEIN: G2/mitotic-specific cyclin S13-6 (The sequence of the model RefSeq protein was modified relative to this genomic sequence to represent the inferred CDS: inserted 2 bases in 1 codon; substituted 1 base at 1 genomic stop codon), whose protein sequence is MLIDKFHSGASNPKPSAESPTVQARVLPFQAACGLSKKSKEQIVDIDAADVNYELAVLEYVEDIYSFYKLAESETRVHDXLXFTAYHKFELNPENLNLTIYIVDRYLAVETASRRELQLVGISSMLIASKYEETWAPELNDFVCISDKTYSHEQVLTMEKQIHEQLEWYLTVPTPYVFLVRSIKASLPDSEVNDFMCILDKTYSHEEVLTMDKQILGQLVVVDKIVVVV, encoded by the exons ATGTTAATTGATAAAT TTCATTCTGGAGCAAGTAACCCGAAACCTTCTGCAGAAAGCCCTACTGTTCAAGCTCGAG TTCTGCCCTTCCAG GCTGCATGTGGTCTGAGTAAGAAGTCAAAGGAGCAGATTGTGGACATTGATGCTGCAGATGTGAACTATGAATTGGCAGTTTTGGAATATGTTGAAGACATTTACAGCTTCTACAAACTAGCTGAG AGTGAGACAAGAGTTCATGACTAATT ATTCACAGCCTACCACAAGTTTGAGCTTAATCCAGAAAATCTTAACCTCACAATCTACATTGTTGATCGCTACCTCGCTGTGGAGACTGCATCAAGAAGGGAACTGCAGTTGGTGGGCATTAGTTCCATGCTTATAGCCTCTAAATATGAAGAAACTTGGGCTCCCGAG CTCAATGACTTCGTGTGCATCTCGGACAAAACTTACAGTCACGAGCAAGTGTTAACTATGGAGAAACAAATTCACGAGCAACTGGAATGGTATCTAACAGTCCCAACACCTTATGTGTTCCTCGTCCGTTCCATCAAAGCTTCTTTACCTGATTCAGAA gtcAATGACTTCATGTGCATCTTGGACAAAACTTACAGTCACGAGGAAGTGTTAACTATGGACAAACAAATTCTCGGGCAACTGGTTGTCGTGGATAAAATTGTCGTGGTTGTGTGA
- the LOC107853812 gene encoding ruvB-like 2, translating into DTGEIRAEVRELIDTKVAEWREEGKAEIVPGVLFIDEVHMLDIECFSFLNRDLENDMVPTLVVATNRGITIIRGTNYRSPHGTPIDFLDRLLIISTQPYKEEEIRKILDIRSQEEDVEMSEDARVLLTKIGVNTSLRYAIHLITSAALACQKLKGKVVEVEDITRVYNLCYDVKRSTQYLMEYQSQYMFKEISAGEAKEDETTAMVS; encoded by the coding sequence GTGATACTGGTGAGATTCGTGCTGAAGTGAGAGAACTAATAGATACCAAGGTTGCAGAGTGGAGGGAGGAAGGAAAGGCAGAAATTGTGCCTGGTGTCCTCTTCATTGACGAAGTACATATGCTTGACATTGAGTGTTTCTCTTTCCTAAACAGAGATCTGGAGAATGACATGGTACCTACATTGGTTGTTGCGACCAATAGAGGCATTACTATAATCCGGGGAACAAACTACAGATCCCCACATGGAACTCCAATTGACTTTCTTGATCGCCTGCTCATCATCTCTACACAACCTTACAAAGAGGAAGAAATTCGAAAAATCCTGGACATCAGAAGCCAAGAGGAGGATGTAGAAATGTCGGAGGATGCAAGAGTTCTATTGACCAAGATCGGGGTGAATACCTCTTTGAGATACGCCATCCACCTTATTACTTCTGCAGCATTGGCTTGCCAAAAACTGAAAGGGAAGGTTGTGGAAGTGGAAGACATTACTCGAGTCTATAATCTGTGTTATGATGTGAAGAGATCCACACAGTACTTGATGGAGTATCAGAGCCAGTACATGTTTAAAGAAATATCAGCAGGAGAGGCCAAAGAAGATGAAACTACTGCAATGGTGTCCTGA